In SAR324 cluster bacterium, the sequence ACGCGGTCATCTCTTCTGCCATATCTGTGTCACGAATGATTGACTTAGCACTTTGTACATTTGCATGAGCCATACGCAAATAGTTTAGATTATTTTCTAAATTATTTTTCTGAAATGCACCAATCTCTGCTCGTGTCGACGATATCTCTCCGAGTGCTGTGTCTAAAATGCGCATTGTATCTTGGGCTTTGATCGGACCAGTAACATCTACGTCAGCTAATGATTGGAAACCGCTAATATTTTCTACTCCTGTACCCAAGTTGCTCGTACGCATATTGCGCAAAGTAAGCGAGGTTATTTGCTCTGCATTAGAGCCAATCTGGAAAACTAGTGAATTTTGGCTCACAGTGACTGTACCAGCGAGCGCTCCAATACATTCTGCCAGCTCCGCTTCTGACATTTGAGGTGATCGATTTCTTTGCCTCCGATGAATCTCTGTGGTTGAATCTTCTGACTGTGAAGGGTCTTCTGATAAAACATTTGATGAATGTGATTCTCCAGGTATCGAATGACCTTTGTATCTGATCGCCAATCCCTCTGTGTTGGAATTACCAACATTTCCAGTAAGCAACTGCCCTTGTCCAGTTGCTTCTTCTCCATTAATTTCTCCGGCTACATCTAGACCATTTTCGATTGTGTCATAAACATTTCCTTTTGTAGAAAGCAGGCCATTTGTAGAGCTAGAAACTTTGAAAGTGTATTCACTTCCAAACTGCTTATGTCGCAGAGTTATATTTTTGGAATCATTGGGAGCAATACTTTTTTCAGAAGCGCGTATCAAATCAATATCTAATCCTGCCTCCTTGATTGCAGCGTTAAGAGCATTAAGATTGCTCTCAATTGTTTCACCTTTGACCG encodes:
- a CDS encoding flagellin, which codes for MTIRVNLNMPAINSHRNLLINSTEQAKAMERLSSGLKINRGADGPAALIISERLRSQTVGLEQAIDNSEAGISLVQTAEAALDEVSASLINARQLAVHAANEAVNDEFMLRADQQEIENILTTINRIAQSTQYGKKNLLDGSKGASGVVSGADLEFVGATQATKSSGATGYDVHIAQAACRAEVRGSIPLTNEIIDKGEQITIIEGSKTVNFQSVKGETIESNLNALNAAIKEAGLDIDLIRASEKSIAPNDSKNITLRHKQFGSEYTFKVSSSTNGLLSTKGNVYDTIENGLDVAGEINGEEATGQGQLLTGNVGNSNTEGLAIRYKGHSIPGESHSSNVLSEDPSQSEDSTTEIHRRQRNRSPQMSEAELAECIGALAGTVTVSQNSLVFQIGSNAEQITSLTLRNMRTSNLGTGVENISGFQSLADVDVTGPIKAQDTMRILDTALGEISSTRAEIGAFQKNNLENNLNYLRMAHANVQSAKSIIRDTDMAEEMTAFTRNQIMTDSATAMLAQANLRGQSILQLLKFSLLVVLVKVF